The nucleotide sequence CGCGTTGCGGCGGGTTGATCGGTTGGTTCGGACGGAGGCTCTTCGCGCTCAGGTTACCAACTCGATCCGACCGCTGGCGAGGTTGTACACCGCGCCGACGACGTGGACCTTCTTGTCTTCGACGGCCTTGCTGAGGATGGGCGCGGCGATCCTCAGCTTCTCGACGTTGAGGATGACGTTCTGCTTGATGGCGTTATTGAGCGTGTCGCCCGGCTTGTCGAGCACGGCTTTGACCGCAGGACTGATGCTCGTGACCAGTGCCGGGAGATGGCCCGGGAGCGTGGTGCCGTCCTTGATCGATTTGATCGCTGCACTGACCGCGCCGCACGATTCGTGTCCGAGAACCATGATGAGCAGCGTGCTCAGGGCTTGCACTGCGTACTCGAAGCTGGCGATCCCGTCGTCAGTAGCGAAGTTGCCCGCGACGCGTACGACGAAGAGATCACCGCGGCCGGTGTCGAACGCGTACTCTGGCGCGACGCGCGAATCGGCGCAGCTCAGGATGCAGGCAAACGGGTTCTGTCCCTTCGACAGGGCTTCGCGCTCGGCCTTGAAGTCGTGCCGTCGTGCAACGCCTTCCACGTAACGCTGGTTGCCTGCCATCAGGCGCTTGAGCGCTACGTCGGGAGAGACGACGTTCTCCGGTTTCGGCGGCCGCTTGGCCTCCTCCGCGAACGCCCGGCCGGCGACGGCGAAGCCGACTGCCGCACCACCTGCGAGCTTCAGAAACCCCCGTCGTGCAACGACCGGTTGATCGACGTGTCCGGTGTCACCGCATCGTAGGCACATGCGCCCTCCTGTTGACTGAACGTCGTTGTTGGACCCGCATGATATTCAGTTGCGAAAGTCTCGGCACGAACGAACGCCGCCTCGCGACCCGACCTCGTATAGTAGTAGTCCAGAGGCTCGGCAACCTCCACGCCGACACGCGCGCGGGCCTGGTGTTTGTGACGTCGTTGGATAACCGGGACAAGCGGCCGAGTTGACGTAAAGCTTCCGTATCCGACGCTGCCCAAACACG is from Deltaproteobacteria bacterium and encodes:
- a CDS encoding carbonic anhydrase, whose translation is MCLRCGDTGHVDQPVVARRGFLKLAGGAAVGFAVAGRAFAEEAKRPPKPENVVSPDVALKRLMAGNQRYVEGVARRHDFKAEREALSKGQNPFACILSCADSRVAPEYAFDTGRGDLFVVRVAGNFATDDGIASFEYAVQALSTLLIMVLGHESCGAVSAAIKSIKDGTTLPGHLPALVTSISPAVKAVLDKPGDTLNNAIKQNVILNVEKLRIAAPILSKAVEDKKVHVVGAVYNLASGRIELVT